The proteins below are encoded in one region of Mangifera indica cultivar Alphonso chromosome 7, CATAS_Mindica_2.1, whole genome shotgun sequence:
- the LOC123220886 gene encoding probable protein phosphatase 2C 33 isoform X2 — protein sequence MGSCFSLESRNPIPGSPSSPAQGVMKGKGSKKRPGSRNSSFDYWREEPLHRIPGRLFLNGSSEVASLFTQQGKKGTNQDAMIVWENFAARADTVFCGVFDGHGPRGHMVAKRVRDSLPLKLCSYWEVNITSEDVLNGISLNTAGSINSEDTALVSANEEPRALLDLEETEKSPEIFHTLKESFLKAFKVVDRELRMHANIDCFCSGTTAVTLVKQGQYLVIGNVGDSRAILGTRDRDDSLIAVQLTVDLKPNLPAEAERIRKCRGRVFALHDEPEVARVWLPNTDSPGLAMARAFGDFCLKDFGLIAVPDISCRRLTDKDEFIVLATDGIGLNHRFGMFFQTRKW from the exons ATGGGGTCCTGCTTCTCCTTGGAAAGCAGGAACCCCATCCCTGGTTCTCCGTCCTCTCCTGCCCAGGGTGTGATGAAGGGGAAAGGCTCTAAGAAAAGACCAGGGTCAAGGAATTCTTCCTTTGACTATTGGAGGGAGGAGCCATTGCATAGGATTCCTGGGAGGTTGTTCCTGAATGGCTCAAGTGAGGTTGCTTCGCTCTTCACCCAGCAAGGCAAGAAAGGAACAAACCAAGATGCCATGATTGTTTGGGAG AATTTTGCAGCAAGGGCAGATACAGTTTTTTGTGGTGTCTTTGATGGCCATGGTCCACGTGGTCATATGGTTGCAAAGAGAGTGAGGGATTCTCTTCCTCTAAAGCTTTGCTCATATTGGGAAGTCAATATTACCAGTGAGGATGTACTCAACGGGATAAGTCTTAATACTGCTGGAAGCATAAATTCTGAAGACACAGCCCTTGTATCTGCTAATGAAGAACCTAGAGCCTTACTTGATCTCGAGGAAACAGAAAAGTCTCCTGAGATCTTTCATACTCTGAAGGAATCATTTCTGAAGGCTTTCAAAGTCGTGGATAGGGAGCTAAGAATGCATGCAAATATTGATTGCTTCTGCAGTGGGACCACAGCAGTAACCTTGGTCAAGCAG GGTCAATATCTTGTCATTGGAAATGTTGGTGACTCTAGAGCCATACTTGGTACAAGGGACAGAGATGATTCTCTTATTGCAGTTCAATTGACTGTGGATCTCAAGCCAAATCTTCCAG CGGAGGCAGAAAGAATACGGAAATGTAGAGGACGTGTGTTTGCTCTTCATGATGAGCCTGAGGTTGCTAGAGTTTGGCTGCCAAACACTGACTCCCCTGGTCTTGCCATGGCCCGGGCTTTCGGAGATTTTTGCCTTAAGGATTTTGGCTTGATTGCAGTGCCTGATATATCCTG